The stretch of DNA CTAAAGAAGGAGTGATTGTTGAACAATGGATTCCTAAGGCTTCCTTGCCCGAAGGCGTTTTTGATTTGAGAATGGTCGTCATTGGCAATAAGGCACAGCACACGGTTGTTCGACAAAGCCAATCTCCTATGACAAACCTACATTTGGGCAATCAGCGAGGCAATTTGGATACGGTAAAAGCAATACTTGGAACTGACAGATGGAAATCTCTTTGCTCCTTGGCAGAACAAGCGCTCGCTAGTCTTCCGAATACGCTCTATGCGGGCTTAGATGTTATGCTATCCAATACACTCAAAAAGAGCTACATCCTAGAGGCTAATGCCTTTGGCGATTTATTGCCCAATGTATTGGTCAAGGGCAAGGACACTTATTCAATGGCATTATCAAGTATGAAGGAATGGCAATAAAACCAAGGCTAATCATTTTATCTGACTTGTGGGGACGAGAAAAAGCAACATGGGTTGAGTATTATACAAAATCGCTTCAAGCAACCTTCAGCATCCACTATTACGACAGTTGTGAATTAGCTCAGGTAGACAAAACCGTCTATGCCTCCGAAAACTTACATCAACAGTTTGTTAATGGTGGGATTAAAATTGCTGCTCAAAACTTAGTGCAACTTGAAACCCAAAATGTATTTGTTTTGGCATTTAGTGTAGGGGGCATTATTGCTTGGGAAGCAGGATTAAAAGGATTAAACATAACGTATCTTTATGCCATATCAGCTACTCGATTACGTTATCAAAAACAGCCATTAGGAAAAAGAGCAAGGCTTTATTTTGGAAAAAAAGATCCTTACAAGCCCTCTCAACAATGGTTTGACCAAATGAATTTTAAAGCGAATATATTGGAATATCAAGGACATGAGCTGTATAGAAATCAAGAATTTGCATCTAATCTTTGCCAGCAGGTACAAAATGATTTTACTATTATTTCGTAAATGTTTACTTCCACTACCCTTAGTTTTTCAAAACAAACTGAGCAACCGAACAACATAAACTAAGTATACCCAAGCAGTATTATAAAGCAATTATCCAAACTTCATTCACAGCAACCTTGATTATGTTTACTGGAATAACAACTATTTTTTTTGATTTAGACAATACTTTAATTAATAGAGATGCTGCCTTTTTAGCTTGTTTGGAACATTTTTTTGGCGAAAATATGCCAGATTACTATTTTGGAAATGAACAGTTTGAAATTGAAAAAAAAGATCAACATGGTTATACCACTAGAGCTCATTTTTGCGAATGGTTTATCCATCACTATCAACCCAAAGGGTGGGATGAAACAAATTTTTGGAATTATATCAAAACCAATATCAGTAATTTTGTGCCTCCTATTTCTATTCAACTAAAAGCTAAATTATTGCACTTACAAAAAAATTATAAAATAGGCATTTTGACCAATGGTTCGATCATCAACCAAAGTCGTAAAATTCGTCAAGCAAAACTCGATGCCATTGTTCCAACAGAAGCCATTTATATCGCTCAACAATTTCAACTCTCCAAACCCAACAAACGATTATTTGAGCTCATACTGGAACAAGAAGGAATTTCAGCTAACCAAATGCTTTATATTGGAGATGACCCTGTTAATGATGTTTTAGGAGCTGCTCAGGTTGGCATTCAAACAGCTTGGGTTAGCCACAAAAGGGCTTGGACATCCAGTATCAAACCCGACTTTATCTTAGAGAATATTTTTCATTTACCCATCTAAAACAGCGATTTGGTTATGTCTTATAATATGAATGAAATTGTTGCCCAAAGTGATGTTGTTTTTATCACCTTAGATACCTTGCGATATGATGTAGCTCAGCAACTTTGGGAAGCAGGTAAACTCCCTAATTTTTCGAAGTGGCTTTCTCCTCAAGGCTGGGAAAAACGCCATAGCCCAGGAAGTTTTACCTACGCTGCCCATCATGCCTTTTTTGCAGGCTTTTTGCCAACGCCCATTGTAGCTGCTAAGCATCCTAGGTTGTTTGCCACCCGATTTGCAGGCAGCGAAACTGCTGTTCAAGATACTTGTATCTTTGATGCGGCTACCATTGTGGAGGGATTTCAACAAAAAGGATTTAAAACCATTTGTATTGGTGGAGTGGGATTTTTCAACCAACAAACTCCTTTGAGTAAAGTTTTTCCTTCTTTTTTTGAAGAAAGTTATTGGACGCCATCTTTTGGCGTTACAGAAAAAAATTCTACCCAATACCAATTAGAAAAAGCAGCTGAATTATTAGCCGCAAACCCAGATCCTGTGTTTTTATTTATTAATATCTCTGCTTTGCATCAACCCAATTGCTTTTATTTAGAAAATGCTGTAGAAGATACGATCGAAAGCCATGCTGCTGCCTTGGAATATGTTGACCGCCAACTTCCAATTCTTATGCAGGCACTAAATCAACGCCAACAAACTTTTGTCATTTGTTGTGCCGATCATGGAACAACTTATGGGGAGGATGGCTATACAGGGCATCGCATTGGTCATCCCAATGTTTGGACAGTTCCTTATTTAGAAGTGCTCGTAAAACAATAGCATTTTTCAATTTTGCACAAGACTTCTTACTCAAAAAACGATCAAAGAATCAAATAGAATATGACCAAATTAAAATCAATCATAAGCGATAATTATTTTCAAGGATATTCCTATTCTTACCCTCACAAATCAACTTATCGCCCCCTAAAAGAAGCTCGATCCCTAAAAGAAGTATGGGCCAATGAAAATAAAGAGCGACTCTTCCTTTATCTGCATATTCCCTTTTGTGAAATGCGCTGTGGTTTCTGCAATTTATTTACCATGGCAAACCCTAAAACAACGCATGAAAGTCCTTTTATTCAAGCTTTAGAACGCCAAGCCATTCAAGTAAAAGAGGCTCTTGGGGCATCTAATTTTAACCGCTTGGCAATTGGTGGTGGAACGCCCACCTTTTTAAGCCTTCCTGATTTAGAGCGCCTATTTTTTATTATTAACGACATTATGGGGGCAAAAACTTCAGCCATCCCTTCTTCTATTGAGATGTCTCCCAAAACCGCTAGCAAAGAAAAATTAGCCTTGCTCAAAGCCCAAGGAATTTCTAGAGCTAGTATTGGTGTTCAAAGTTTTTTGCTGGAAGAAACCAAAGCTTTGGGGCGACCACAAACTACTGCCGAAGTTGTAAAAGCATTAAAAATTATCCGAAATTCTGGCATCCCTGAAATGAACATTGACTTAATCTATGGAATGGCAGGACAAAACAAACAATCTTGGCAATATTCCTTAGAGCAAAGCATTGCATTTCAGCCCGAAGAAATCTTTTTATATCCACTTTATGTTCGCCCTTTAACAGGGCTGGGGCTAAAAGAAAAAGAATGGAATGACCATCGCTTAAATTTATACCGCTTTGGTCGAGATTTTTTACTAAGTCAAGGATATGAACAAGTGACCTTACGCATTTTTAGAAATAAAAAAGCCGCCAAGATGCCAGCTCCTCCTTATAATAGTCCAGAAGATGGTATGGTTGGTCTAGGAGTAGGAGCCCGTTCTTATACCAAAAATTTTCATTATAGCTCAGAATATGCTGTTGGTCGCAAAGGAGTCAAAAATATCATACACGATTATAATCAGCAAACCAAAGAACAATTTCAATCGGTTATCTATGGCACTTATCTCTCGTTAGAAGAACAAAAACGCCGTTATATCATTAAGTCACTTCTAGAAGGAGCATATTTAGATTTTAAAGCCTATTACAATTTTTTTGGCAGCCTCCCTCTAGAGGATGTACCTGAATTGGAAGAATTATACAGCCTTGATTTAGCTCCAAAAGCAGCCCATCAATTACAACTTAATGCAGCAGGATTGGAACTATCAGATGTTATTGGTCCTTGGCTGTACTCTAATTCCGTAAAAGAAATGATGCAAAAATTTGAACTGATTTAACCCACACTTTTTAACTTTATTCGTTGTATGAAATGGTCTATTTTATATCGTGGTCCGCTCTCTAGCTGCAACTATGGTTGCTCTTATTGTCCTTTTGCAAAAACTAAAAACACTCGCTCAGAGTTAGCAGATGATGCCAAAAGGTTGCAAAATTTTGTAGATTGGGTAAGCAGCCGTTCAGAACAAATTAGTATTTTATTCACGCCTTGGGGAGAAGGGCTTATTCGCAAATATTACCAAGAGGCAATGACAACGTTAAGCCATCTACCACAGGTTCAAAAAGTTAGCATCCAAACAAACCTTTCTTGTCCCACAACTTGGATGGACAAGGTAAACAAAGAGGCTTTTGCCCTGTGGACGACATTCCATCCTAGCCAAATTAGCTTGGATAAATTCGTTGGCAAATGCCAAGAATTAGATGACTTAGCCATTCAATATAGTGTGGGCTTTGTTGCCTTTAAAAATGAATTGGATATACTAGAACAACTGAGGGATAAAATTCATTCTAGTCGTTACGTTTGGGCCAATGCTTATAAACGAGTAGTAGATTATTATACAGAAGAAGAGATTCAACGAATCGAACAAGTAGATCCCCTTTTTCGATACAACACCAAATACCACGATAGTTTTGGAAAATCTTGTCAAGCAGGATACCGTTCTTTCACGGTGGATGGTAATGGAGATGTTCGTAGCTGCCATTTTATCAATACGGTCTTGGGAAATATTTATAAAGATGATGTTTCTTCCATTTTAGCCCCTCGTCTATGCAGCAATGCTACTTGTGGTTGCCATATTGGTTATGTACATTTGGATGAATTGAAGTTATACGATACTTATGCTGATGGAATTCTAGAACGAATTCCATCAGCCTATAGACCCTAGACTTTTGTCAATGGCAATTAACTAGACCTTTTCCAATAATTCTAGTACTTGTTCTCGACCTCGTACCACCTCTACCCCATGTGCGATACCTATCGGTGTTTCACCCAACATGATTTCTTTAAATTTGGGCAATTGCTTCAAAACTTTTGGTAATTTTTGGATGGGGTTATTGAACAAACGAATTTCCTTTAGTTCTAACAAATCCCCCAATGAATCGGGCAAAGATTGGATCTCATTTTCATCTAAATCAATATAATTTAAAGCCGATAATTTTCCAATATCAGTAGGCAAAGTAGTTAACTGGTTGTTGTGCAAATACAGCCGTTTGAGTTTAGGCAGGTTGCTAATGACCAAGGGTAAAGTTGCCAACTGGTTGTTTGAAAGGTATAATTTTTTTAGTTCTTGAAGTTCGCTCACCCATTGCGGTAAATCGGTTAGTTGATTATTGGACAAACGCAAGACCTGAAGCGTAACTAGGTTTTGGAGCGCATCAGGCAATTTTTGAAGTTGGTTATTGCGAACATCTAACTCTATTAAACATTGAAAAGCATCAATATTTTCAGGCAATTGGGTCAACTGATTGTCAGACAAATCCAATTGAGTTAATTGTTGCATTTGAGCAATAGAGAGCGGTAGGCGTTCCAACTGGTTATATTCTAAATTTAAACGAGTTAAACGCTCAAGCATTCCCATAGACTCTGGTAGATGGGTTAAATTATTTCTGCTTAATTCTAAACAATCTAACTTGGTCAAACAACCAATATTTTCAGGCAAAACTTCTAGTAAATTGTGTTCTAAATCTAATTTAGTTAGATGAATAAGGTTTGTAATACTAGAAGGCAACTGTTTTAATAAATTCTTTTTTAATCGAAGCTCCTCCAATTGAGTTAGATAACCAACCCATTCTGGCAATACATTCAAATACTCCTCTTCTAAGTTTAGTGATTTTAGGGGAATGGTTCCTAAAATTTCTTGCTCTAATTTTGATAAATCCCAAGCACTATAATTGTGGTATATTCGAGCATTCGATAAATTATCTGTTGCTCTTAATAAAGCATTTAAAAGTTGCTGGATTTTATTTTCTTTGACCTGTCTATAGCTTTTTGATTCTAATATTAAAAAAAAAGCATAGCGTGTTTTTAATTGCTGATAGAGTTCATTAAATACTTCTGCTGCTCTCATCAGCCCTCTAATCGTCCTGCTAGCCCAATTTTGTTCCACCAAATGATGCCCCTCTTCAATTAATGCTTCCCTCAATGCCGAATTTCCTTTCATGATCTCAATAGCAATGTCAACATTATTTTCATCGCCTGTGGCAACTAAAGCGAATAAGCTTTCTTTTTCTTGTTTAAAATCCTCTGTCAAAATAAATAGTTTTGATGTTTTAATAAGGTTTCTTGTAGCAGCATTATACTCCTATAATGACAAATTGTTCCACAGAGTAAAAAAAATAAATTTGCTACTGCCAAAATAACACATGACGTCGCCAACTACTCACCAAATATGACAGAAAGACATAAAATAGTACTTGGCATAGGACATGATTATAGGAAATCATTAATGTAAAAATTGATACAAGATGCTTTTTATGTTTTAGCTGTTCAAAAACATAAAAAGCAGCGACGTATTAAAAAATATTGTTTTAATTTTTTTTTTAATCTAAAAAACAAACAACTTACTATGAGACCAATTAATGATAGAGTCTTGGTAAAACCTGCAGCTGCAGAAGAAACAACTAAAGGTGGTATCATTATACCAGACACAGCTAAAGAGAAGCCACAACGTGGAACAGTTATAGCTGTTGGTCCTGGTAAAGAAGACAGAGCCATGACGGTAAAGATAGATGATGTAGTTTTGTATGGTAAATATTCAGGTCAAGAAGTATCTCACAATGGAGAAGATTTCTTGATTATGAAAGAAGACGATATTCTTCTCATTTTGGACTAATCTCTACTTGCAGGTAAATCGCAACTTAATTTTGCCTCCTTACCTGTTTTTATATCATTCATTATTCAATACTTTGTGATACCAGTTTATTTAATGAATTATTAAAACTATAATTCATTAAATAATCATTGTTGGTTAGAATAAAGGCACAAGGTATTTATTATTAAAAGTAAAAACTTAATATAAAAATGGCTAAAAATATTAGCTTCAGCACAGATGCTCGCAACAAATTACAAGAAGGTGTTAATGCCCTTGCAGATGCCGTAAAAGTAACGTTAGGACCTAAAGGACGTAATGTTGTTCTTCAAAAAAGTTTTGGTGCTCCTCACATCACTAAAGATGGTGTTTCTGTTGCCAAAGAAGTAGAATTGGAAGATCCTATCGCTAACATGGGAGCTCAAATGGTAAAAGAAGTAGCTGCCAAAACTGCTGACCTAGCAGGAGATGGTACAACTACAGCTACCGTTCTTGCACAATCTATCGTAAACGCTGGTCTTAAAAGCGTTGCTGCTGGAGCCAATCCAATGGATTTGAAACGTGGAATTGACAAAGCAGTTAATAAAGTTATTACACACCTAAAAGAAACTTCTGAAATCATTGGTAGTGATTTTGAAAAAATCAAACAAGTAGCTTCTATTTCGGCTAATGGTGATGCTGAGATTGGTACTTTGATTGCTGATGCAATGGAGGCTGTAACCATCAATGGTGTTATCACCGTAGAAGAGGCAAAAGGACGTGAAACTTATGTTGAAAAAGTAATTGGTATGCAATTCGACAGAGGTTATTTATCTCCTTACTTTGTTACCAACCCTGAGTCAATGGAGGCAGAATTCGAAAATCCATTTATTCTAATCCACGACAAAAAAATCTCAAACATCCAATCTATTGTACCTGTTCTTGAGAAAGCACACGGTGCAGGTCGTCCATTATTGATCATTGCTGAAGATGTAGAAAGTCAAGCATTGAGTACTTTGGTGGTTAACCGTCTTCGTTTAGGATTGAAAGTAGCTGCTGTTAAAGCTCCTGGTTTTGGAGATCGTCGTAAAGCAATGCTTCAAGATATTGCTATCCTAACAGGTGGTACTCTAATTGCTGAAGAAACAGGACATAGCTTAGAAGCAGTTGAGCTAGAGCACTTGGGAAGCTGTGAGCGTGTAACCATTGACAAAGACAATACGATTATCGTTAATGGTGTAGGTGCAAAAGAAAATGTATCGGCTCGTATTTCTGAGATTACCAACCAAATCAAAAATACAACTTCTGATTACGATAGAGAAAAACTTCAAGAGCGTTTGGCTAAATTATCAGGTGGTGTTGCTGTTCTTTATGTAGGTGCTTCTACTGAAGTTGAAATGAAAGAGAAAAAAGACCGTGTTGATGATGCGTTGCATGCTACTCGTGCTGCTGTAGAAGAAGGTATTGTTGCAGGTGGTGGTGTGGCATTGGTTCGTGCTATTGATGCACTAGAAAGCTTTGAAGGGCTTAACGATGATGAAAACACAGGTATTAATATTGTACGTATTTCATTAGAATTGCCATTGCGTACCATCGTTAACAATGCTGGACTAGAAGGTTCTGTTGTAGTAATGAAAGTACGTGAAGGCGAAGGTCCTTTCGGATTCAATGCTCGTACAGAAACTTTTGAAGATTTAAAAGCTGCTGGTGTTATTGATCCTACTAAAGTTTCTCGTGTAGCACTTGAAAATGCAGGTTCTATTGCTAGTATGATCTTGACTACCGAATGTGTAATCAATGATATTCCTTCTGAAGATGCTCCTGCAGGAATGCCTGGTGGAATGCCTGGTGGAATGCCTGGAATGATGTAAGAAATCTAAGTTTAGATGACTTAAAATATATCAGCCCCTTTAGCAAAATTTGCTAAAGGGGCTTCTTTTTTTCTCCTTATCCAATGTATAACAATAAACTATAATAGAATATCGATTGGTTATCAAGCTTAAAATCTTGCTTTGGAATAGATTGCTTTATAGAGAAGAATTCTTTTTCGTTTGTTTAATTCAAAAAAAATTCTTAAATTGTTTCGATTTTTTACTATCAATCTATCACACCAAAAATTCTTATACAATGGATTTCTCTAAAAAAGTCATTGAACTTAGAAAGGCAATTCGCCAATTTATGCAAGTTCACAACAACCCCCATGACACCTCTAAATTCAATGAAATTGCTGATCAATTAAATAGCCTTGATCAAACCCTAAAAGGAGGAAGAGACGTTACCCCAACTCCAAACAATAAGATAGATGCTTCTGTTGGTGAAAAAGGAACGAATAAAGTTGATGATGTAAAAGTTGTTCAACAATTGCTCAACAACCATGGAGCTTCTCTAAAAGTCGATGGTGATGCTGGGCCTTCTACCATCAAAGCTATCAAAGCTTTTCAAGCTAAGCTCGGCACTAAAAATCCTGATGGGCGTGTTGATCCCAATGGCTTTACTTGGGGACATCTAACCGCTTCATCCTCCAATACAACAGATAACTCCTCTACTACTCCAACAACAAATGATACGACTCCTACTACTCAAACCATTAATAAATCCGTTGGCAAAAATGGAGACAACAATGTTGACGATGTAAAAGTCGTTCAACAATTGCTCAACGACCATGGAGCCTCTCTAACTGTTGATGGAGATGCTGGTCCTTCTACCATCAAAGCCATCAAAGCTTTTCAAGCTAAACTCGGCACTAAAAATCCTGATGGACGTGTTGATCCCAATGGCTTTACTTGGGGACATTTAACCCAAAAAGCGGTTAAGAAAAACCAAGAAACCGCTAAACCTACTGAAAAGTCAAACACTACTGAAGAAACGTCTTCTAGAAGTCCCGAAACTTCTACTTCTTCTGAAGAAACGTCTTCTACCTCTGTCACTACAACTAACATTAAAGGTAGTGTTGGAAAAAATGGAGACAATAATATTGATGATGTAAAAGTTGTTCAACAATTGCTCAACAACCATGGAGCTTCTCTAAAAGTCGATGGTGATGCTGGTCCTTCTACCATCAAAGCCATCAAAAATTTCCAAAGTATTATTGGGCTTCCTGACTTCAGTGGTCTCATCGAACCGAATAGCTTTACTTGGGAAAAACTGAATAAAGACAAAGATGATCATAGATTAGATCAACAAACGGTCAGTACAGGTGACGAACCTATTCCTGAGGAATTAAGTGTTACTAGTAAAATTACAAAATCAGTTGGGCACAAGGGGGCTAATCTTCCTGAAGATGTGCTTCTTGTTCATAAATTGCTAATCAAATTTAATTTAAAATTAGAGGAAAGCTCTACTGTAACTGTCCGTCTAATAAGCGCCATTAAAAGGTTCCAAAAAGAGTATGTAGGGTCACGAAACCCTGATGGGCGTATCGATCCTAATGGAAAAACTTGGAATACTTTACTCGGAATTGGTCGTATCAGAGGAGGAATATATAAAGTTGCCAAAAAATTTGATATTGAACCTGCTGTTATTTTGGCTATTCAAGCTGTCGAATCAGGTGGAAATGGTTTCTTAGCAGATGGTCGTCCAAAGATTTTATTTGAAGGGCACATCTTCTGGCGAGAACTTAAAAAGGCGGGCAAAGATCCCGCTGCTCTGCGCCCTGGAAACGAGAACATCATTTACTCTAAATGGACAAAAGCCAATTATAAATTTGGTGTCAAAGAGTATGATCGCCTAGCATTGGCTGAAAAAATTGATAAAATTGCTGCTTTAAAATCAGCGTCTTGGGGAGAGTTCCAAATCATGGGCTTTAATCATGCTAGTGCAGGCTATTCTGATGTAGAATCTTTTGTAGAGGCCATGTATAAACCTGGCGCTAATCAACTAGGTGGTTTAATGGGTTTTCTAAAAGACAACAACCTGCTTAGACATGTACGAGGAGAGTCCAAAAACTGGGCTGCATTAGCCAAGGGCTACAATGGTCCTGCTTATGCTGAAAATAAATATGATATTAAGCTTGAACGAGCTTATGAACGATTCTCTAAAATTCTTTTGTAGTTATTAATCATAAGGATAACCAACCCATCAAAATCTATTAATCAGGCTTTTGATGGGTTTTCTTTTATAAAAAATTCTTCTATCTAACATTCTATAAACAACAAACACACAATGAAACATCTTTTGTTCTCTAGCTTACTGCTTCTCCTATTTTCTTGTAATTCTGACACCGCTTCTTCTAAGAGCACTGCCATTGATACAGACTCTACAACCGTTGCTCCTGCCCCAGCGCCAGTAAAAGAGCAGTTAACTACAGCATCTTTTATATTGGACGGGCACGAAATTCTAGCAGAAAAAAAATTGGATTTTAATAGCGATGGTTTTGAAGATGTCGTCCTAGTTCTAAAAAATAAGCAGGAAGAAGAAATATCTGATTATGCCAATGACAATCCAAGTCCTCGTCCTTTATTATTTTTAGCAGGTGACGAACAAGGCTCTTTGCAATTGGTCGCTAGAAATGACAACGCTGTTTATTGCATTGACTGTGGAGGACAAATGGAAGACCCATTTAATGGAATTGCAATTAATAAGCACTTTGTTTCTTTTGAATATTATGGCGGCAGTCAATTGCGTTGGTCTAGGGTTACTACGTTTTATTATAATAAAGAAAAGAAAGCTTGGTTCTTATATGAAGATGGAACCGAAACCTTTGAAGCGGCTAATCCTGCAACAACAGCAAAGGCTAACCAACAAACCAAGTTGATCCCCTTTGAAAGTTTTGACATCTATCAACCAGTTGCCAAATAACTGCTAAACCTGATCACAAAACGAGGTTTGTGCAACTCAATTATTGTATGAATTTTGTTTGGTGATCAGGTCTATTGTTTAGAATTGTTTAATTCTTCTTTAAGATAGTGACTATAAGTCTTTTTTGCTTGTTTAATTCAAAAAAAATGCTTAGTTTGTAATGATATTCTATATCTACCTCACTAAAATAATTTATTATGGATTTTTTCTCTAAAATCGCTGATTTGCAAGCAGAAATACACAAATTTATAGCTATCCACAACAACCCTCATGACACCTCCAAACATAACGATCTTGCCAAAAAACTAACTAAACTTGAATCTTCTCTAAAAACTATCGCTTCTACGAGTGCTCCCAGTAAAACAATTCAACATTCAGTAGGCAAAGGTGGGGTTAATAATTATAAGGATGTATTAGTTGTTCAGGAATTGTTGGGGATAAAAGTAGATGGAGACTGTGGTGTCAAAACCAATCTAGCAATCCGCCTTTTTCAACGAAGACTAGGGTTTAAAAAAACGGATGGGCTGATAGAACCCAATGGTATTACTTGGAAAAATTTGGTAAAAAAAGCAAGCCCAATTGACGATAGCGAAAATAATTCTAACGATGATGATACTTTATTAACACCTACCTCTACTACACTTAAAAATTCTGTTGGCAAAAATGGCGTCAACAACCTAGACGATGTGGTTCTCGTTCAGAAATTGCTGGGCTTAAAAACAAACGGTAAATGTGGTCTAAAAACAATAAAAGCAATTCGAAATTTTCAAAAAAGCCTTAATTTTAAAAATCTTGATGGCATTATAGAACCCAATGGCATCACTTGGAAACATCTCAATAAATCTGCTACCACTGATGCTGAAAAAGGGGCAGATTCTAGCCAACTCCCGACTAGAAAAAGTACTGCTTTGATCCAGCAATCGGTTGGATTAGGTGGCGTCAACGCATTGGAAGATGTACAAGCAATCCAAAAAATACTAAAAGAAAACTGGGGTTATGCAATTCCTGTAGATGGAAAAATGGACGACAAAACCGTTCAAGCCATTCGAAAATTCCAATATCGATTTGCTGGAAGTATACAAAATCAAGATTCTAGAATTGATGTAAATGGCAACACATTAAAGTATCTAGTAGGGGATCTAAAACCAACCATGCCTAAAACAGAAGATGGTATTATTGGTGGCGCAGAATCTCCCTTGGAGAAAAAAATGGCAGAATTTACCAAAGTATTTACAGGAATTCAAATAGAAGTTAATCCTGGTGAATTTGTCTCTGTTCGCCCACCCTATC from Aureispira anguillae encodes:
- a CDS encoding STM4012 family radical SAM protein, with translation MTKLKSIISDNYFQGYSYSYPHKSTYRPLKEARSLKEVWANENKERLFLYLHIPFCEMRCGFCNLFTMANPKTTHESPFIQALERQAIQVKEALGASNFNRLAIGGGTPTFLSLPDLERLFFIINDIMGAKTSAIPSSIEMSPKTASKEKLALLKAQGISRASIGVQSFLLEETKALGRPQTTAEVVKALKIIRNSGIPEMNIDLIYGMAGQNKQSWQYSLEQSIAFQPEEIFLYPLYVRPLTGLGLKEKEWNDHRLNLYRFGRDFLLSQGYEQVTLRIFRNKKAAKMPAPPYNSPEDGMVGLGVGARSYTKNFHYSSEYAVGRKGVKNIIHDYNQQTKEQFQSVIYGTYLSLEEQKRRYIIKSLLEGAYLDFKAYYNFFGSLPLEDVPELEELYSLDLAPKAAHQLQLNAAGLELSDVIGPWLYSNSVKEMMQKFELI
- a CDS encoding HAD family hydrolase, with the translated sequence MFTGITTIFFDLDNTLINRDAAFLACLEHFFGENMPDYYFGNEQFEIEKKDQHGYTTRAHFCEWFIHHYQPKGWDETNFWNYIKTNISNFVPPISIQLKAKLLHLQKNYKIGILTNGSIINQSRKIRQAKLDAIVPTEAIYIAQQFQLSKPNKRLFELILEQEGISANQMLYIGDDPVNDVLGAAQVGIQTAWVSHKRAWTSSIKPDFILENIFHLPI
- a CDS encoding co-chaperone GroES; amino-acid sequence: MRPINDRVLVKPAAAEETTKGGIIIPDTAKEKPQRGTVIAVGPGKEDRAMTVKIDDVVLYGKYSGQEVSHNGEDFLIMKEDDILLILD
- a CDS encoding leucine-rich repeat domain-containing protein is translated as MTEDFKQEKESLFALVATGDENNVDIAIEIMKGNSALREALIEEGHHLVEQNWASRTIRGLMRAAEVFNELYQQLKTRYAFFLILESKSYRQVKENKIQQLLNALLRATDNLSNARIYHNYSAWDLSKLEQEILGTIPLKSLNLEEEYLNVLPEWVGYLTQLEELRLKKNLLKQLPSSITNLIHLTKLDLEHNLLEVLPENIGCLTKLDCLELSRNNLTHLPESMGMLERLTRLNLEYNQLERLPLSIAQMQQLTQLDLSDNQLTQLPENIDAFQCLIELDVRNNQLQKLPDALQNLVTLQVLRLSNNQLTDLPQWVSELQELKKLYLSNNQLATLPLVISNLPKLKRLYLHNNQLTTLPTDIGKLSALNYIDLDENEIQSLPDSLGDLLELKEIRLFNNPIQKLPKVLKQLPKFKEIMLGETPIGIAHGVEVVRGREQVLELLEKV
- the groL gene encoding chaperonin GroEL (60 kDa chaperone family; promotes refolding of misfolded polypeptides especially under stressful conditions; forms two stacked rings of heptamers to form a barrel-shaped 14mer; ends can be capped by GroES; misfolded proteins enter the barrel where they are refolded when GroES binds), translating into MAKNISFSTDARNKLQEGVNALADAVKVTLGPKGRNVVLQKSFGAPHITKDGVSVAKEVELEDPIANMGAQMVKEVAAKTADLAGDGTTTATVLAQSIVNAGLKSVAAGANPMDLKRGIDKAVNKVITHLKETSEIIGSDFEKIKQVASISANGDAEIGTLIADAMEAVTINGVITVEEAKGRETYVEKVIGMQFDRGYLSPYFVTNPESMEAEFENPFILIHDKKISNIQSIVPVLEKAHGAGRPLLIIAEDVESQALSTLVVNRLRLGLKVAAVKAPGFGDRRKAMLQDIAILTGGTLIAEETGHSLEAVELEHLGSCERVTIDKDNTIIVNGVGAKENVSARISEITNQIKNTTSDYDREKLQERLAKLSGGVAVLYVGASTEVEMKEKKDRVDDALHATRAAVEEGIVAGGGVALVRAIDALESFEGLNDDENTGINIVRISLELPLRTIVNNAGLEGSVVVMKVREGEGPFGFNARTETFEDLKAAGVIDPTKVSRVALENAGSIASMILTTECVINDIPSEDAPAGMPGGMPGGMPGMM
- a CDS encoding STM4013/SEN3800 family hydrolase encodes the protein MSYNMNEIVAQSDVVFITLDTLRYDVAQQLWEAGKLPNFSKWLSPQGWEKRHSPGSFTYAAHHAFFAGFLPTPIVAAKHPRLFATRFAGSETAVQDTCIFDAATIVEGFQQKGFKTICIGGVGFFNQQTPLSKVFPSFFEESYWTPSFGVTEKNSTQYQLEKAAELLAANPDPVFLFINISALHQPNCFYLENAVEDTIESHAAALEYVDRQLPILMQALNQRQQTFVICCADHGTTYGEDGYTGHRIGHPNVWTVPYLEVLVKQ
- a CDS encoding STM4011 family radical SAM protein, coding for MKWSILYRGPLSSCNYGCSYCPFAKTKNTRSELADDAKRLQNFVDWVSSRSEQISILFTPWGEGLIRKYYQEAMTTLSHLPQVQKVSIQTNLSCPTTWMDKVNKEAFALWTTFHPSQISLDKFVGKCQELDDLAIQYSVGFVAFKNELDILEQLRDKIHSSRYVWANAYKRVVDYYTEEEIQRIEQVDPLFRYNTKYHDSFGKSCQAGYRSFTVDGNGDVRSCHFINTVLGNIYKDDVSSILAPRLCSNATCGCHIGYVHLDELKLYDTYADGILERIPSAYRP